A stretch of DNA from Staphylococcus equorum:
TTAGTAGACGTCAATTGTGAAGCGGGATTGAATTTCGTAACGCTGTTCCCGAGCATTAAAGACATGCTTACAGATGGTCGTGTTATCACAATTGAAGAACGCGAGCTTAAAGGACACTACTTTCAAGTGAAATGTATTCAGTTACTTGAAGAAGGCGTAATGACAGGTCATTTAATACTATTGAAAGATATTACAGATTTGAAAGAAAAGGAACGCGAACTCATTTCTAAATCTGTAGCAATTAGAGAAGTACATCACCGTGTGAAGAATAATTTACAAACCGTTGCCAGTTTACTGCGTTTACAGATGAGACGCGGATTGCCAAATGGTAGTGAAAAATATTTCCAAGAAAGTTTAAATCGTATTCTAAGTATCGCTTCTGTATATGAAGTCATTCTAGATGAATCATCGACAGATACGGTGAATATCGATAAATTGATTAAAAAGATAGGTAATATGGTCGTTTATAACGAATCATCGAATAAAACCTTACATATCACATATCAGACAGATGAACATATTAATTTAGTATCTAATATTGCAGTCTCTGTAGCATTGATTGCGAATGAATTAATTACGAATTGTTTAACACATGCTTTCAACAATCAGACTGAGGGTATCATAAGTGTAGTGTTAGCTTACGATACAGAATCTGATACCGTAAAGCTTGAAGTTCAAGATACAGGTGAAGAAGAGAGTGCCTTTCAACCATCATTTGGTTTGAAAATTGTCACTACTATAGCAGAAAATGATTTAGAAGGTACATTTAACATTGACCGTAATTCAATTGGAACAATAGGTAAAGTTGAGTTTCAACACAAAGGGGTGGATTGAAATGAAATCTATTATGGTAGTTGAAGATGAAGCAATTGTCCGAATGGATATAGTAGAAATGCTTGGGGAAGCAAACTACAATGTCGTCGCAGAAGTAGGTAATGGAG
This window harbors:
- a CDS encoding sensor histidine kinase, yielding MMTINEVKNLCKTHTSLTPQAIQHIVEVSDHLQMIADLNRANVFIDCPTKKDGEVIVVAEAIPTNDEGLYQGSVIGENVYEKFEPAVFQVLEGDEFAQHRAITQEGKVVEQSVTPIKLEDVIVGTLIMEIDVSNKVMEEKRLRALTQATTTLSDIVSQNSENPIFVPDMIEESLFDLDNALDIRYYNLAGETMVRDLVDVNCEAGLNFVTLFPSIKDMLTDGRVITIEERELKGHYFQVKCIQLLEEGVMTGHLILLKDITDLKEKERELISKSVAIREVHHRVKNNLQTVASLLRLQMRRGLPNGSEKYFQESLNRILSIASVYEVILDESSTDTVNIDKLIKKIGNMVVYNESSNKTLHITYQTDEHINLVSNIAVSVALIANELITNCLTHAFNNQTEGIISVVLAYDTESDTVKLEVQDTGEEESAFQPSFGLKIVTTIAENDLEGTFNIDRNSIGTIGKVEFQHKGVD